In Marisediminicola antarctica, one DNA window encodes the following:
- a CDS encoding AAA family ATPase, with protein sequence MTGPARGGAEDDVLRRIPDVAALQAALEDVDYLADTGLATALFLAVRLPQPILLEGEPGVGKTEAAKALARVLDTPLFRLQCYEGIDAGEALYEWNYPRQLLGIRLAEVRDAHLAEADLFGPEYLLRRPLLNAIEHTGPRPAVLLLDEIDRADAEFEAFTFELLAESAVTIPELGTVRATHPPIVILTSNRTRDLHDALTRRCLYHWINYPAPERIAEIVRRRVPSSAEPIALQAASAIIRLRSLDMDKPPGIAEAIDWVSALTILGVERLDVPAVDQTWGAILKNRDDHDLALARGAGWLVGDEHG encoded by the coding sequence ATGACGGGGCCCGCGCGCGGCGGCGCCGAAGATGACGTGCTTCGGCGCATTCCGGATGTCGCCGCGCTGCAGGCCGCCCTCGAAGACGTCGACTACCTGGCCGACACAGGGCTCGCCACAGCGCTGTTCCTGGCCGTGCGGCTCCCGCAGCCGATCCTGCTCGAGGGCGAACCGGGCGTCGGCAAGACCGAGGCGGCGAAGGCGCTCGCGCGGGTGCTCGATACCCCCCTGTTCCGGCTGCAGTGCTACGAGGGAATCGACGCTGGCGAGGCGCTCTACGAGTGGAACTACCCCCGTCAGCTGTTGGGCATCCGGCTCGCGGAGGTACGCGACGCCCACCTGGCCGAGGCGGACCTGTTCGGCCCGGAGTACCTGCTGCGGCGGCCTCTCCTGAATGCCATCGAGCACACCGGTCCGCGGCCCGCGGTGCTCCTGCTCGACGAGATCGACCGGGCGGATGCCGAGTTCGAGGCGTTCACCTTTGAGCTGCTCGCCGAATCCGCGGTGACGATCCCCGAACTCGGCACCGTGCGGGCAACGCATCCGCCGATCGTCATCCTGACCTCCAACCGCACGAGGGACCTGCACGACGCTCTGACCAGGCGCTGCCTGTACCACTGGATCAATTACCCGGCGCCGGAGCGCATCGCTGAGATCGTGCGCCGGCGCGTGCCGAGCAGCGCCGAACCCATCGCCCTCCAGGCCGCGTCGGCGATCATACGGCTGCGCTCCCTCGACATGGACAAACCGCCCGGCATCGCCGAGGCGATCGACTGGGTGTCTGCGCTGACGATCCTTGGCGTCGAGCGGCTGGACGTCCCGGCCGTCGACCAGACGTGGGGCGCGATCCTGAAAAACCGGGACGACCACGACCTCGCACTCGCGCGGGGAGCCGGTTGGCTGGTCGGTGACGAACATGGCTGA